One region of Xylanimonas ulmi genomic DNA includes:
- a CDS encoding EamA family transporter: MPTRHRLIAVAVAVLWGLNFVAIDATLDQFPPLLAVALRFAVIAVPTVLLVPWPRVPVRWWLLYGAGFGVLQFLFLYAGMAAGMPAGIASLVLQCSAPFTVLLGAALLREPLRARQLVGVAVAVAGLVVVGRERWAAAGLAPFLLVIAGGLGWAFGNLGNRLAVASAPDVKPLRLVLWMSVVPPVPMAAASLAFEGPTAIAASFTTLGSRTGALALGGLAYTVLLGTLLGSGLWTALMARHPAGRVAPYSMLVPVVGVTAAWLALGETPSVGELAGSALVVAGVLWAGRRAAPKSARLDLGLQQAEDVRVEQRLP; the protein is encoded by the coding sequence GTGCCTACGCGTCATCGCCTGATCGCCGTCGCCGTCGCCGTCCTGTGGGGGCTGAACTTCGTCGCGATCGACGCGACGCTCGACCAGTTCCCACCCTTGCTCGCCGTCGCGCTGCGGTTCGCCGTGATCGCCGTGCCCACCGTGCTCTTGGTCCCGTGGCCGCGCGTCCCGGTGCGCTGGTGGCTGCTGTACGGCGCCGGGTTCGGCGTGCTGCAGTTCCTCTTCCTCTACGCGGGCATGGCGGCCGGGATGCCCGCGGGGATCGCCTCGCTCGTGCTGCAGTGCTCGGCGCCGTTCACGGTGCTGTTGGGCGCCGCGCTACTGCGTGAGCCGCTGCGCGCACGCCAACTGGTCGGCGTCGCGGTCGCCGTGGCGGGGCTGGTCGTCGTCGGCCGCGAGCGCTGGGCCGCCGCGGGCCTGGCGCCGTTCCTCCTCGTGATCGCAGGCGGTCTCGGCTGGGCGTTCGGCAACCTCGGCAACCGGCTCGCGGTCGCCTCGGCGCCCGACGTCAAGCCCCTGCGCCTGGTGCTGTGGATGAGCGTGGTGCCGCCCGTGCCCATGGCCGCCGCGTCGCTCGCCTTCGAGGGCCCGACGGCGATCGCCGCCTCGTTCACGACGCTCGGCTCGCGCACGGGCGCGCTCGCGCTCGGCGGGCTCGCCTACACGGTGCTGCTCGGCACGCTGCTCGGCTCCGGGCTGTGGACCGCGCTCATGGCGCGTCACCCGGCCGGACGCGTCGCCCCCTACTCGATGCTCGTGCCCGTCGTCGGCGTCACCGCGGCCTGGCTGGCGCTCGGCGAGACGCCCAGCGTCGGCGAGCTTGCGGGCTCCGCGCTGGTCGTCGCGGGTGTGCTGTGGGCCGGACGCCGGGCGGCGCCGAAGTCAGCGCGCCTCGACCTTGGCCTGCAGCAGGCCGA